In one window of Miscanthus floridulus cultivar M001 chromosome 12, ASM1932011v1, whole genome shotgun sequence DNA:
- the LOC136495638 gene encoding uncharacterized protein produces MAVPNYTYLKLKILGPGGVITIGTSFQHAYEYEVECCGHAAAIVASRELAAIKKEVTKEAHDPKKSTRSFEPTEGSKEVLIDPGSPNDKVVHIGTALSFK; encoded by the coding sequence atggccgtccccaactatacctacctcaagctaaagatactAGGCCctggcggggtcatcaccattggcacctccttccagcatgcctatgagtacgaggtcgagtgctgtggtcacgccgcagcaatcgtcgcctctagagagctcgccgccatcaagaaggaggtcaccaaagaagcgcaCGACCCTAAAAAGTCAACCAGGTCTTTTGAGCCTACGGAGGGCtctaaagaggtcctcatagatcctggcAGCCCTAACGACAAggtggtgcacattggcaccgCACTTTCCTTTAAATAG